A region from the Triticum aestivum cultivar Chinese Spring chromosome 3D, IWGSC CS RefSeq v2.1, whole genome shotgun sequence genome encodes:
- the LOC123073530 gene encoding uncharacterized protein, which yields MATLSAGVLLKLLDGMKTGLAKPVGEHRTAVLQVTDIVPAEMDEVDLFPKHGRFYVKVSDSSHSIYATLPPAQADLVLANKLSLGQFLHVDRLDPGSPVPVVVGARPIPGRHPLVVGTPEPARKPAAPRRGSWGPENHGGASGVLLASSPKVVRPIALSFEERTPVKERPSPARSSVSSVRKSTSVMPRLVTRSRSFVADRGDPPPPPNKIPKNPFQPEKSSMSCTAVRTMSRRPREEEPSSPVSDDDVGSTATSSKRRPSSAARVPVPVKLSSLGKEAMEQREQAQKAALEALRNASATENVVRIYKMFAEVSKAARPDAPAACFDGFLCFHQEAAQAVADIESIQAATSMAAAAATSDVLASEAEASPAPNVLQEIAQNRATTPARRRGLLGFGGVSKSVSFAPGTLQDPSSRPDGGAARNSSASRKCLDKTAVGDGDDKSKRSSAPAAVSVAHSPLGSSLRMAKQMQAEAGGWFMEFLEAALEAGLKKKQTSSSGKPGAQSCPQSLVLRVINWVEMEQSGGDSRKAGHPRAAAVARKLRIKAKNP from the exons ATGGCGACGCTGTCGGCGGGCGTGCTGCTGAAGCTCCTGGACGGGATGAAGACGGGCTTGGCGAAGCCGGTGGGCGAGCACCGGACGGCGGTGCTGCAGGTGACGGACATCGTGCCGGCGGAGATGGACGAGGTGGACCTCTTCCCCAAGCACGGCCGCTTCTACGTCAAGGTCTCCGACTCCTCCCACTCCATCTACGCCACGCTGCCCCCCGCGCAGGCCGACCTCGTCCTCGCCAACAAGCTCAGCCTCGGCCAGTTCCTCCACGTCGACCGCCTTGACCCGGGctcccccgtccccgtcgtcgtcggCGCCCGGCCGATTCCCGGGCGACACCCGCTCGTCGTCGGCACCCCCGAGCCCGCCAGGAAGCCCGCCGCGCCGCGCAGGGGCTCCTGGGGCCCCGAGAACCATGGCGGCGCCAGTGGGGTGCTCCTCGCGTCGTCGCCCAAGGTCGTCAGGCCCATCGCGCTCAGCTTCGAGGAGAGGACGCCCGTCAAGGAGCGCCCCTCGCCGGCGCGCAGCTCGGTGTCTTCCGTCAGGAAGAGCACCAGCGTCATGCCCCGGCTGGTCACCCGCAGCCGGAGCTTCGTCGCCGACCGCGGCGACCCCCCTCCGCCGCCCAACAAGATCCCCAAGAACCCCTTCCAACCG GAGAAGAGCTCGATGAGCTGCACGGCCGTCCGGACCATGAGCAGGAGGCCCAGGGAGGAGGAGCCCTCCTCGCCGGTCTCCGACGACGACGTCGGCAGCACCGCCACGTCCTCCAAGCGGCGGCCCTCGTCGGCCGCTCGTGTGCCGGTGCCGGTGAAGCTCAGCTCCCTCGGCAAG GAGGCCATGGAGCAGCGGGAGCAGGCGCAGAAGGCGGCGCTGGAGGCGCTGCGCAACGCGTCGGCGACCGAGAACGTCGTCAGGATCTACAA GATGTTCGCCGAGGTGAGCAAGGCGGCGAGGCCGGACGCGCCCGCGGCGTGCTTCGACGGCTTCCTCTGCTTCCACCAGGAGGCCGCGCAGGCCGTGGCCGACATCGAGTCCATCCAGGCGGCCACCTCCATGGCTGCCGCCGCGGCCACCAGCGACGTGCTTGCCTCCGAGGCCGAGGCGTCGCCGGCGCCGAACGTGCTGCAGGAGATCGCGCAGAACAGGGCAACcacgccggcgaggcggcggggcctgCTCGGGTTCGGGGGCGTGTCCAAGTCGGTGTCCTTCGCGCCGGGCACGCTGCAGGACCCTTCGTcgcggccggacggcggcgccgcccggaACTCCAGCGCCAGCAGGAAGTGCCTGGACAAGAcggccgtcggcgacggcgacgacaaGAGCAAGAGGTCGTCCGCTCCTGCAGCGGTGTCTGTGGCGCACTCGCCTCTGGGGTCGTCGCTGAGGATGGCAAAGCAGATGCAGGCCGAGGCCGGGGGCTGGTTCATGGAGTTCCTGGAGGCCGCGCTGGAGGCCGGGCTGAAGAAGAAGCAAACGAGCAGCAGTGGCAAGCCGGGGGCGCAGAGCTGCCCGCAGTCGCTGGTGCTGCGGGTGATCAACTGGGTGGAGATGGAGCAGAGCGGCGGCGACAGCCGGAAGGCCGGGCACCCGAGGGCGGCCGCCGTCGCCAGGAAGCTGAGGATCAAGGCCAAGAACCCCTGA